One Glycine max cultivar Williams 82 chromosome 8, Glycine_max_v4.0, whole genome shotgun sequence genomic window, ttgattttaccTCTTGGTGTGTTATGAAATTCTGATTTCATGGTTATTCATATAAAACGAGAAAATATAAAGTGTAAATGCATGATTTTTCTCCTTATCATCCAAATGTTGGAGAGTTAAATTCACTTATGTGACACACTCAATTTTTGGTGAAAGAGGAgggtaattttaaataatagaaaatgtcatcatcactttttttttaagtttctatCAAAAGCTTTAGGGAGGAGGAGGGGAAGGAGATGATTCCTGTgctaaatttatcatacataaggAAGTATTTATACTTTTTACTCACAATAGTATCTGACCTGAAATCCATGTACATCTGTTATCTTCATTCTTGGTTTGACTGGTTCAGACAACAGTCACGCCATCTCACTAAGCAACTCTTGTGTTGTGCCCTTGAGGATTTGGGCAAAATCTTATTACTAGTTTCAATTTTACATGCATTTACACTTCTAACAATTAAGTAATTAAGTCAGTCCTTTGCAGTTTCCTGTTTCTCAAATACAATTTTAAGTTGTTGACTTCATTCATTTTCATGAATGTTAATCAATCCAAGACACTGGTGCTTATTGGCCAACCTTCGTGGGATAATGGATAGTAGGATAGCCACTATACTGAagtttataatacaaattaaataatttaaactatGCACTTGTAAatgcttaaaaataaaaattctcaaaattgaAGACATTCATAACTAATAGTAAAAAATCATAGTCCTAAGGTACACTGTAATAACAGCAGATACCTCCCAATTTTCTGCTACTTTGAATTGTCTATCTGAATACAGTTTaggaataataaaaatttgaggaaaaaaacATAGACATGctgagaaagaaggaaaaaaaagagaacagaGCAGAAGAGGCTAGTGGGTTGGCCTAAAATGCTGCAGGAGTACTGAGGGTTGGCCAGAAACACATAAGAGAGCTGTGGTATAGACAGTTTGTGTTGAATAGAAGAGACACGGGAAAGAAGTTTCAAACTCTACCCAATGGAAAAAGGGGGAAATTGCAGAATTATCCCCAAAAGATTGGATGAACAATTAACaatcaggtgaaaaagagggtTCTTTAACCCCTTGTTACCAATCAAGGTCACTAATACTGTAGCTGCTAATTCATATGATTTGGGATTTTGGGGTATGACAGGTCCTCCACAAAATCACAACGCGAAGGCCATGATGCAAAATGATGCCTACAATTGTGGCACTATTGCATGCAATAAATAACTGTGTTTTCATGTGATTATAACTTTCACTAACTGTCCAACATATTTTCATTGTGCATTTTTATAAACTCAGATAAAATGTGAAGCTcaaaatagataaaagatatgACAGGAAATTTTAGTTATCACACATTGGAGATTGGTACAACTGTTTAGATGCATGCTATGTTTTCGTTTTCTATAAATCCTATAGGTacatagaagaaaaaaacacgTCAAAGCACTTGCATACTTTTTCACTTTAGAGGAGCCAAAtccaatattaaaatttgacatGCAGGGCATATTTATGATTTAGTCTAAGAATTTGGAAGACTTAATTATGCTATGCtacttttgttgaaaaaaaaaagaaattcataaaGCATATATACTAGTACtcatcatttgaatttcaaaatgcagaagaagaagatccCCATGGCCCCAAATTTCCAACGAAGCACAACATCAGGATGGCAATGTATTGGCTTGCACAAGGATGTCAACCTGGAGACTCCCTGGTTTTTCATTATTCTGGTCATGGATCACAGCAAAGGAACTATAGTGGTGATGAAGCTGATGGATATGATGAAACTCTATGTCCCCTTGATTTTGAAACACAGGGTATGATTGTAGATGATGAGATCAATGCCGCACTTGTTAGACCTATTCCTCATGGAGCTAAGCTACATGCACTAATTGATGCCTGCCATAGTGGCACTGTTCTAGATTTGCCATTTCTTTGCAGAATGAACAGGTTACCTTCTAAAGAAAGTCTGTTATAGTTTCTGCATGGTTTAACTTCCTGAATTTTGGCTCTGTTGACTTTAGCAATGTGATGGCCAATGAAAAATTCTTAACAATGCAGTGACACTTTATCTAAAGGAAACACATATCTTCTGCTAAAAAATAGAGTTAAGTCTTCAAGAATACTTTTAAATCCTTCTTATtatgttttcacaataataaatttatgtactttttttgtttagtaCTTTATTAGTATTATGAGGATTAATAGTGCGTATGAGAACATGAAGGTGGATGTCTGGATATGTAACTTGAGATAAGTGTAGCAAATACTGTATGCCTGAGAAAGTTGGAGTGTCACTTATTGAGTAAAAAATGAGAGAACCTGAGGTGGTTTGGTTACATGAAAAGGCAGATTGACAAGATTTGATGGTGTCTGTCCATTGAACTATATGTAGCTTACTCTACTTGTGTGATAAAGcctgatttttattattttaatcttctTTGCTTACTTGGATATATTCCTTGAAAAATAGAGTCCAACATGGGAGAAGAGTTTAGATGAAGGCAACTAAGATATGTATTGTattttgcattttctttctttttcctgggtttataaatatagttttcactttattttatttcttgggTGTAGTCTTTATTTCCATAGAACATGTGTAGTTCTGTGGTAACTTGATAGAAACGCAGAAAAAATAAGATTGAAACTAGAGAAAAACTGAGAAAGAACCAGAAGAACAGAACTTTATTGACAAACAGAACAGGAAATGTAGAACAGAATTCTCCTCAAGGGTTTCCCCTTCACCAAGGATCTCTCCACCTGCAGAATCTATCAAATTCAAGAATACTTCCCTCTAATCTGatttcccctatttataacCAGTCTcttctaactaactaactagtcATTATTGACTCTCATTATAAACCCTAACTTACCTTTTATTCACACTTTGTTTATATCTTTGTAACAGGAGTGGGCAATATGTATGGGAGGACCATCGCCCTAGATCCGGTGTATGGAAGGGATCTAGTGGTGGAGAAGTTATCTGCTTCAGTGGATGCGACGATCATCAAACTTCAGCTGATACATCTGTAAGTTTCAGCAATTTCAAATTGATTTGTCTCTTGACTGTTTCAATCTAGACCTGTGAGATCTTTTTTCTGAACATATGATCATTATCCCTCTAAACAGGCTCTATCAAAAATTACATCGACTGGGGCAATGACATTTTGCTTCATCCAAGCCATAGAGCGTGGCCATGGGGCTACCTATGGCAGCATTCTTACTGCAATGCGCACTTCCATCAGAAATgttggcggcggcggcggcggtaCCGGGGGTGGTGATGTGGTAACATCCCTTCTCTCCATGCTTTTGACTGGAGGGAGTCTCAGCGGTGTCGGTGGACTGGGACAGGTAATATAGTTAGATTTGACAGTTACCTGATCTGCTGATCATATTACAAAAGTTTTGACTGTTTTATTTATGTCAATTGCTCGATGATTCGAACTCATTAGTTCATGTATACCACCTATATCAGTGCCTTTTATGTTTGTGTCCACTTTGTTTCCTATTGTTAAACTGACTTCTGCTATTGTTTCTTCTTCCTATTTCCTTTTGTTTCAACAGGAACCACAGTTAACAGCTTGCGAAGCATTTGATGTGCATAGAAAACCTTTTTCATTATGATACTCAATATTCTTTATTCTGCAATTTGTTTTCCTAGGCTCTGCCCCTGTATACGACTacattgattacaatgattaatatattataaagtagagaggattcttttttcgtaaatcACTGAGGATGtgtttggatgaatttatgtctGCCCTTGAGAATGTGACATGCTCTTGTAATAATGACTTTGGTTGCTGCTGCAATCCTTGGATGAAAATGCTGATTCGACTCAGATTTGAATTCCACATAAGAGGTGAGCATCTTAACCCTGGATAAATTAGGAGGTGTGCGTGTGACCCCAATTTTACTTCGTGAAAAGTGTCAATAATGACTTGAAAGTGATGGTCTCGTACTGATCATACATCATGTGCATAAATTTGATGTAATTACTTGTATAGTATGTTTTTGGAACAACAAATCTTAGGAATTGATTTGATAAAaggtataaattataaattaatttgatttggttATTATTTTGATCAAGTTCTGTGCACTTAATGATTGACTCTAGTATGATTGggttttagtgatttttttttttaatttttattgaagtgCAAGTGTTTTAAATTGACAATTTAACCTTGCACCCGTTGTATATTCTAAAATAAGAGTATTACGATATGTTACTTTAATATTGTACATTTCATccatgtaattttatattttaatattcgaAATACGTTATTTAGCTGTTCTGGATTTATACGAAGATTGCATCTGGAGACAAATGTCCGTGCAAATAAATTGTTAATGTGCATCAGATAATAAGTGTTGCATAAATGAAATACCGTAGGATAGAACTGTGAATTGGATGGACTAGGGAGTTAACAAAGTGGAATGATAGTTTTAAATATGAAGTAAAAAAACTGACTAACGGAATCATCATTGTGTTGCAGTATGAATTGAAGTTTGAAACGACACGTTACAATGTGAATAGAATACAATTTCAAACTGAATTGACATAATTACCGTTATTctgaaaatgagaagaaaacaatattaattaatggaaataaaacattttataaatgTTACTAGAAACTTTCgaagacttttaaaaaatataagtaatgcATTACCTTTAATCACGATTTCGTCTTATAGGGTTAAACAATGTTGATATATGAACATCACTGATAAAattgttgtaattttattttcttataagatTCTCCTTTgccaataatttattataaatatagcataaacttttatttcttttatattttgggcTTTGTTTGGTGAAATTTTATAATACATcagttgaaattgaaaataaaaaagctaatttagttaaaaatgaaaattagctTATTGAATTGGAAAAACAcagtaaaattatttgttgatccagttattaaatgtaaaaatataagaaatttaaatgattttttatatattataattacttgGTAggtaaaaaacatgtttttgggTAATCATACCTTTTTGTTTGTTAATGAATTTTACACtcttatgatttttgttttaaaataaattattttattaataattaaaataaatagtataattaattttgctaATATCTAATTGTGCTTTTGCTATGTAATAGTGTGTTTGTTTCAATCCTCGATTCTCATCAACTACTGGGAAAGTGGATCTCTGACACATTTCCACACGTATGGCTCGACTCCTTCCCGGCGTTGGAGATGCCGGCGGATTAAGTTTAAAAATGTCAATtctcattttaatatattctttcaagtattacaaaattgaaaatacagTAACTAATCTGGACCGTtgactattttaatttaaatccaaCTATACAAAATTCATGACTCACCGGTGAACCACGTAGATAGATACTatacattataatattattgccCTAATtcatcatgcatattttgttttcCCAAATGATGatacactttaaaaaaaatacaaaactataactgatattaaaatttaataattaaggttgtaataaaatacatgtttataatataaattgtgaaagtttttaaatataattcgttattttaaattattatttttctagttAACAAccatatttttacatttttccttttataatgCTTCTCCTTTTACgaaatcaaagaaaagaaaagaatatataaacATCTAACGAAAATGGACTAATTAAAGATTCAATAGAAGTCTAAAGTGGTGAATTTAATAGTGGGAATCGAATGCACGAAATATGATTTGTTAATTCGTAGGCAGCTAGCAAGGCTTTcttgatttatttaatgttgttgATATTTCTTCTGAAGCATGTCAGTATTTCAATCAGCAGTCTATCAGCCAACCAAGTGTCTTTTCGTATAGAGAAGATCATCCATAattcacataattaattaagcaaTAAGTTACACACACAAGGACGACCACAAAATGCTTGGCTTTTGTTCATACACGTAGACGATTTcagttttttattcattttttagtgAAGCATGTCAAGTGTATCAATTAATCACCCATATTTGGCTTTTGTCAGTTAATTGTGTTTCCCttctaatgataaaaataaatcttatccttaagaaagaaattaaaataattttttttattggtacaCGTAAAATTATGTTGCTCATGAGTTAACCAACAAACTAacatacattaattatatatactactattcatcaatatcaatatcataatAATTTACCATATCATAAATTCAACCTTCatatataaatcataattaTGAACCATCAATAATTAAGCATAGTAAGACATTTAACACCATAAGGATGtaacactttttcttttatcgCATTTCTTAGTCTTTctgaaaaaaaacaattgatcttatttaagcataacctagcaagaaaataaataaaaatgttgaattATTCATTacatttcaatcaataaaataaaaaaatgcaattaacttcaattatttttaaaacaaaagtttCCAAGCTTCGTTTAACCTGACATTCTAGTGTaaagaaagttatttttttttggtttggtattaacataaaagttaaaaagagATATTAATAaggatataattttaatatatatatatatattatgattttataattattaattaaagaaaagataaaaatattttcataactcAAATATAGTCttatatattttcctttttgaaatacatattttttgaggaatattttttcattaatcaccttatttattttattttattgttttattcattaaatggtaacaaaaatatttcaacatttttatttagtttcttATTAGATTAACTTaaataagatgatttttttttatatatttctttcttttcaaaaagactaaagatgaaattaaaaaatataagaaaacgtTGTAATAATGTTatctacacatttttttttgcttttatcaCACATTTTAATTACGGtacaatatatatgtaaatggAGGGAAGAatcatcagtttttttttttaatacgtgTAGATGGAGAAAAGAATAGtggatttacttttttttttcttttaatcttaattaacattttggcatttttttttattttattaattataatttttttattagttgtgcATAAGGATAAGGTGTTGATTTTTGTCCTTAATGAGCATGATCCAACACCTGCTCATGCGAGAATTTCTCTGAAGTATATTGTTGgcattattttattcttcataAAAACTTTGTTTCTTCTAGCGTCTCCATTgatgagtgttttttttattttttatatccatTTCCATTGTAATCTGAATCATGGGCTGTGTCCAAGAGTACATTTATGCATGCATTGGTTAGATGGACGGTCTACTGTGACTTGAGTCTTCAGGTTGTTGCCTACTTGCCTTGTAGGTGATATTTGTGGTCCATGATACATGCATTGGTTAGATTTGATGGCCAAATTTCTTGTTAatgtttatattgtttttattttattaaataaactactatatatattatgtcatatattatattataaaataagagtcaaaacaaaaaatctcatccttattaacaaaattatgttataattaCTATATTACCTATATTAGGGTCGAAATTAGTTTgtgaataaattttattcttaaaaatgttttttctttcaaatttgagacacttttatttttattccttaaattaaaatttgtattttttaatttctcaaactCGAAAAATACTGTTTTCAGTCCCTCCATTAAAATGGTGTTAACGGAACTTGCAATATGACAAACTGTTTTACATTATGTAAAATTGTcaagaattattaattttagaatttaaattttaaatacaaattttcattttagggaaaaaaacaaaagtttccCAACCTTATCCTATTcttcataataaaattttcaaattcaacaTTAATTGAAACTAGAACCATCCAACTGGGCTTTGCACAGACATCACAGTGAACTAAGAGAAAGAGAGTACGTGAGAGAGAGCAAGTGTAgtggtaaaaataaaaaatactctaACTTCCATTGCATgagtaacactttttttttttatcacatttcttagtctttgaaaaaaaatacaatttatcttatttaagcataatctagcaagaaaataaataaaaatgttgaattATTCATTacatttcaatcaataaaaaaataatgcaattaacttcaattatttttaaaataaaagtttccaAGCTTCGTTTAATCTGACATTCTAGTGTAaagaaagttaatttttttttagtttggtaTTAACATAAAAGTTAAAAGGAGATATCAATAAGGATAtacttttattactttttattatttttaatttaatatatatatatatatatattatgattttataattatttataaaagaaaagataaaaatattttcataactcAAATAGAGTCttatatattttccttttcgaaagctataaatattttttgaggaatattttttcattaatcaccttatttattttattgctttaTTCATtaaatgttaacaaaaatatttcaacatttttatttagtttcGTATTAGATTAAGTTaaataagatgattttttttaatatatttctttcttttcaaagaccaaagatgtaattaaaaaaatataagaaaacgttgtaataatgttatatatacattgtttttgcttttagcacatatgtgtgtgtatgtatgtaaaTGAAGGGAAGAATCATCACTCTTTT contains:
- the LOC100808327 gene encoding metacaspase-1; this translates as MYSNMLVNCSNCRTPLQLPPGAGSIRCALCRAVTLIGDPRALPSQPPASTHAPPPPSSPYSHAPPPPNPHGRKKAVIVGISYRFSRHELKGCINDAKCMKYLLINKFSFPESSIIMLTEEEDPHGPKFPTKHNIRMAMYWLAQGCQPGDSLVFHYSGHGSQQRNYSGDEADGYDETLCPLDFETQGMIVDDEINAALVRPIPHGAKLHALIDACHSGTVLDLPFLCRMNRSGQYVWEDHRPRSGVWKGSSGGEVICFSGCDDHQTSADTSALSKITSTGAMTFCFIQAIERGHGATYGSILTAMRTSIRNVGGGGGGTGGGDVVTSLLSMLLTGGSLSGVGGLGQEPQLTACEAFDVHRKPFSL